From one Coffea eugenioides isolate CCC68of chromosome 11, Ceug_1.0, whole genome shotgun sequence genomic stretch:
- the LOC113752495 gene encoding MDIS1-interacting receptor like kinase 1-like: protein MQRTYFLFVGALALHFIATSSVSIIVANNQNNTVDLNALLAFKAAIFDPQRTIQTNWSTSTSVCNWIGITCNARHHRVAAIDLSYMGIAGTIPPQLGNLSFLVRLNVMNNGFHGHLPAELSRLRRLKYINLEGNNFEGELPSWLGALTALRYLSFRDNGFSGSLSGRLSNFTKLETIRLGFNFFTGNLSEEFSALPKLTVLEIQSNQLAGPLPWALFNLSSLQIFAFANNSLSGYLPAHICNYLPQLKGLYLSWNYFEGEIPSGIGECSGLQVLSLSYNIFRGYIPREIWNLTTLTGLYLGDNDLTGEIPKKAFDNLYNLEILAMESANVTARCIRSVFT from the exons ATGCAGAGAACTTATTTTCTTTTCGTTGGAGCCTTAGCCTTGCACTTTATCGCAACTAGCTCAGTTAGCATAATTGTAGCCAACAACCAAAACAACACTGTCGATCTGAATGCTCTTCTTGCCTTCAAAGCCGCCATTTTCGATCCCCAAAGGACCATCCAAACCAACTGGTCCACTTCTACCTCTGTTTGCAACTGGATTGGAATCACTTGTAATGCTCGTCATCATAGAGTCGCAGCCATTGACCTTTCTTACATGGGAATTGCGGGAACTATACCTCCACAATTGGGAAATCTTTCTTTTCTCGTCAGGTTGAATGTTATGAATAACGGCTTTCATGGACATCTTCCAGCCGAGCTATCTCGTCTGCGCCGATTGAAGTACATCAACTTGGAAGGTAATAACTTTGAGGGAGAACTTCCGTCATGGTTGGGAGCTTTAACTGCACTCCGATACTTATCCTTCCGAGATAACGGGTTTTCAGGTTCATTATCAGGCAGGCTCTCTAACTTCACAAAGTTAGAGACCATCAGGTTGGGTTTCAACTTTTTTACTGGTAATCTTTCAGAAGAATTCAGCGCTCTACCAAAATTGACAGTATTGGAAATTCAATCTAATCAGCTTGCAGGCCCTCTGCCATGGGCGTTGTTTAACCTCTCCTCATTGCAAATTTTTGCTTTTGCGAATAATAGCTTATCGGGTTACCTTCCAGCACATATCTGCAATTATCTCCCACAACTTAAAGGGCTTTACTTATCATGGAATTACTTTGAAGGTGAAATTCCATCAGGCATCGGAGAATGCTCAGGACTCCAAGTTTTATCCTTGTCTTACAACATATTCCGAGGATATATACCAAGAGAAATTTGGAATCTAACCACTCTTACAGGTTTATATTTGGGTGATAACGACCTGACAG GTGAAATTCCAAAAAAAGCCTTTGACAATCTCTATAATTTGGAGATACTAGCCATGGAGAGTGCTAATGTGACAG CTAGATGCATTCGGTCAGTTTTCACATGA
- the LOC113754330 gene encoding receptor kinase-like protein Xa21, translating into MVWAIKVFDLQLEGAFKSFDRECEVLSCLRHRNLTRVITACSSLDFKALVLEYMPNGSLEKWLHSNPHFLNIKQRLDVMIDVACGLEYLHYGYSTPIVHCDLKPSNILLDHDMVGHVCDFGIAKLLGDGEAVVQTKTLGTFGYIAPEYGLEGLISTSSDVYSFGIILMETFTKRKPKDEMFTEELNLRRWIQECTPDSVIQVIDADLLHPEDKTVQRKIECLSSILQRSLSCTTDAPEERINMKEVLGALRKIKLQFIKDITP; encoded by the exons ATGGTTTGGGCCATAAAGGTATTCGATTTGCAGCTAGAAGGTGCATTTAAAAGCTTTGATCGAGAATGTGAAGTCTTAAGCTGCCTTCGTCATCGAAATTTAACTAGAGTAATTACTGCTTGCTCTAGCCTTGACTTTAAGGCTTTGGTGCTCGAATACATGCCCAATGGAAGCCTTGAGAAATGGCTTCATTCAAATCCTCATTTCTTAAACATCAAGCAACGATTGGATGTTATGATAGATGTGGCTTGTGGTTTGGAATATCTCCATTATGGTTATTCAACTCCTATAGTTCACTGTGATTTGAAGCCTAGCAATATTCTACTGGATCACGACATGGTTGGGCATGTTTGTGATTTTGGAATTGCAAAGTTGTTGGGAGATGGAGAAGCTGTGGTACAAACAAAAACTCTTGGTACATTTGGATATATTGCCCCAG AGTATGGACTGGAAGGATTGATTTCAACAAGTAGTGATGTTTACAGCTTTGGGATTATATTGATGGAGACatttacaaaaagaaagccTAAGGATGAGATGTTTACAGAAGAATTAAACCTCAGGCGTTGGATACAAGAATGCACACCAGATTCTGTGATTCAGGTTATAGACGCAGACTTGCTTCATCCTGAAGATAAAACAGTACAAAGGAAGATTGAATGCTTATCGTCTATCTTGCAACGTAGTTTAAGTTGCACGACAGATGCTCCTGAGGAGAGAATAAACATGAAAGAAGTTCTAGGAGCATTGCGGAAGATCAAACTTCAGTTTATCAAAGATATCACGCCTTGA
- the LOC113752494 gene encoding probable leucine-rich repeat receptor-like protein kinase At1g35710, translated as MCLSSHYFPISTNCLKSNDSFFSYQFDLSGIIPQEVGNLSKLELLNLESNRLRGPISLKLFNSSTVRFISLTKNDLSGELPSTIGAFLPNLEELHLGGNEFSGTILTSISNASRLRILDLGENHFTGAIPHSLGNLRLLEQFAIWQNDFSEDSLSKELSFIISLSNCKHLRRLWLDESPLNGFLPKSIGNLSSSLESISARNCGIISEIPSSIGNLSNLVELFFENNSLTGLIPTTIKWFLKLQRIDLSDNQILGAIPSEFCNLLNLGELRLGQNMLSGMVPSCLGNVTTLRYVYLNSNNLSSMIPTSFWSLRYILEVDMSGNYLTGSLHAEIGNFKALVYLNLSNNQYLGGIPSTIGALQDLQELSLEHNKLQGLIPDFMKNMLQLRICHISLGDFNFFDAVKVEKENPSSDSELASHGNI; from the exons ATGTGTCTATCTTCTCATTACTTCCCTATCTCAACAAATTGTTTGAAGTCAAATGACTCATTTTTTTCTTACCAATTTGATTTGTCAGGTATAATACCTCAAGAGGTTGGTAATCTTAGCAAGTTGGAACTACTAAACTTGGAGTCCAATAGGTTGAGAGGTCCCATTTCGCTGAAACTTTTCAATAGTTCAACTGTACGATTTATTTCTCTCACGAAGAATGATTTATCAGGCGAGCTTCCATCAACTATAGGTGCTTTCTTACCCAATCTTGAGGAACTCCACCTTGGGGGAAATGAATTCAGTGGAACTATACTAACATCTATCTCAAATGCTTCTAGGCTCAGAATCCTAGACCTTGGTGAGAACCATTTTACTGGTGCAATTCCTCATTCTCTTGGAAACTTGAGATTACTGGAACAGTTTGCTATATGGCAAAATGATTTTTCTGAGGACTCGCTATCCAAAGAGTTGAGCTTCATCATATCCCTATCAAACTGCAAACATTTAAGAAGGTTGTGGTTAGATGAGAGTCCTCTGAATGGCTTCCTCCCAAAGTCTATTGGAAATCTTTCTAGCTCACTCGAATCCATTTCTGCCAGAAATTGTGGAATCATAAGTGAAATTCCAAGTTCGATTGGTAATTTGAGCAACTTAGTAGAACTGTTCTTTGAAAACAATAGTTTGACAGGGTTAATTCCAACTACAATCAAATGGTTCTTGAAGCTTCAGAGGATAGATCTAAGCGACAATCAAATACTAGGTGCTATTCCAAGTGAGTTTTGTAATTTGCTGAACTTAGGAGAATTAAGACTTGGACAAAATATGCTCTCTGGTATGGTGCCTTCTTGTTTAGGAAACGTTACAACACTCAGATATGTTTATCTCAATTCTAACAATTTAAGTTCTATGATACCAACAAGCTTTTGGAGTCTCAGATATATTTTGGAGGTAGACATGTCAGGAAATTATTTGACAGGTTCTTTGCATGCTGAAATTGGAAACTTCAAGGCATTAGTCTATTTGaacctttcaaataatcaataCTTGGGTGGGATACCCAGCACTATTGGAGCACTACAGGATTTGCAAGAACTCTCCTTGGAACATAACAAGCTGCAAGGATTGATACCAGATTTCATGAAGAATATGTTGCAGTTACG GATCTGTCATATTAGCCTTGgtgatttcaatttttttgatgCGGTTAAAGTTGAGAAAGAAAACCCTAGCTCCGACTCAGAACTTGCTTCCCATGGCAACATTTGA